The Candoia aspera isolate rCanAsp1 chromosome 6, rCanAsp1.hap2, whole genome shotgun sequence genome has a segment encoding these proteins:
- the LOC134500267 gene encoding lipase member M-like, with protein MWLFLVMACLIQQTERSVSGRHLNPQEFMTIPQVIQYWGYPSEEYEVLTDDGYYLKLNRIPSRRHFPFLTGPKPVVLLVHGMLFEGRCWIANLPSNSLGFFLSDAGYDVWIINNRGTTWSRRHQKFSIDQQEFWEFSFHEMAIYDLPATIAFILQKTKQNRLYYFGHAQGGTIGFIAFSLFPQLAQKVRLFLCFTPAYTLMGISGFPSMLGKVPDGLRKLIWGKKEYYLLNNKLKAFMAYGCSHAMLDRLCLRSISLLGGRNIKNLNVSRADVYVGIFPDFTSVKTLSHWGQVIYSKEFKYFDHGSTNKDIYNRTTPPFYKIEDVTMPVAVWSGGMDIAATKKDVELLISRITHLVFYKNIPDWQHMDPIWGLDIPEQLYNDILKLMKKYKV; from the exons ATGTGGCTATTTCTGGTAATGGCATGCTTAATCCAGCAGACTGAAAGATCTGTAAGCGGAAGACATTTGAATCCTCAAGAATTCATGACAATT CCTCAAGTCATCCAGTACTGGGGATATCCCAGTGAAGAGTATGAAGTCCTGACTGATGATGGCTATTATCTTAAGTTAAACAGAATTCCTTCTAGAAGACATTTTCCTTTTCTGACAG GGCCTAAGCCAGTTGTATTATTGGTACATGGTATGCTATTTGAAGGGAGATGTTGGATTGCAAATCTTCCCAGCAATAGCCTGGGATTTTTTCTATCAGATGCTGGTTATGATGTCTGGATAATAAATAACAGAGGGACCACTTGGTCTAGAAGGCACCAGAAATTTTCAATTGACcagcaagaattctgggaattcag TTTTCATGAAATGGCCATATATGATCTCCCAGCAACTATTGCATTCATTCtgcagaaaacaaagcaaaacagattaTATTACTTTGGCCATGCCCAGGGAGGAACAATAG GATTTATTGCCTTTTCACTCTTCCCCCAGCTTGCTCAAAAAGTGAGGCTTTTTCTGTGTTTTACTCCTGCTTACACATTGATGGGTATTTCAGGGTTTCCCAGCATGCTGGGAAAAGTCCCTGATGGTCTCAGAAAA ctAATATGGGGCAAGAAGGAATATTATCttttaaataacaaattaaaagcCTTCATGGCCTATGGATGCAGCCATGCCATGTTAGATAGACTTTGCCTTCGAAGTATTTCCCTTTTGGGAGGACGTAATATAAAAAACCTAAACGTA AGTCGAGCAGATGTTTATGTTGGCATCTTTCCAGATTTTACATCTGTTAAAACACTATCTCACTGGGGACAG gtTATTTATTCCAaggaatttaaatattttgatcaTGGGAGTACAAACAAAGACATATATAACAGG ACAACACCTCCATTTTATAAAATCGAAGACGTTACAATGCCAGTAGCTGTGTGGAGTGGAGGAATGGACATTGCTGCAACCAAAAAAGATGTTGAATTACTGATTTCTCGAATCACTCATTTGGTTTTCTATAAGAATATTCCTGACTGGCAACATATGGATCCTATCTGGGGCCTAGATATTCCAGAACAGCTGTATAATGATATACTTAAGCTAATGAAGAAGTACAAGGTTTAA